The following proteins are encoded in a genomic region of Oncorhynchus masou masou isolate Uvic2021 chromosome 32, UVic_Omas_1.1, whole genome shotgun sequence:
- the LOC135525778 gene encoding MAP/microtubule affinity-regulating kinase 3-like isoform X5, which translates to MSTKTPLPTVNEKETESHTSHSNGRQEVTARSVRSGVRTRNSGADEQPHVGNYRLLKTIGKGNFAKVKLARHILTGREVAIKIIDKTQLNPNSLQKLFREVRIMKILNHPNIVKLFEVIETERTLYLVMEYASGGEVFDYLVAHGRMKEKEARAKFRQIVSAVQYCHQKHIVHRDLKAENLLLDADMNIKIADFGFSNEFTMGNKLDTFCGSPPYAAPELFQGKKYDGPEVDVWSLGVILYTLVSGSLPFDGQNLKELRERVLRGKYRIPFYMSTDCENLLKRFLVLNPAKRGTLEVREDSENQIMKDRWINAGSEEDELKPFVEPEQDIADQKRIDIMVGMGFSPEEIQESLAKMKYDEITATYLLLGRKSSELEPSVSTSSSNLSLAKPRPTSELNGQSPSHLKVQRSVSSNQKQRRYSDQVGQNVLPGSGHPKRSQTSTAENNIKEEGGRSVPGGRCVPPPSPLLGNANNPNKADIPNGRKGVITVPNSFCSTLQNNSGSDGMTRRNTYVCSDRNAMDCLSVIPNGKENSVAVSPGQRNPVVSTHSITSATTPDRLRFPRGTASRSTFHSGQLKERRTATYNGPPASPTLSPDIAPLSQTRSRGSSNLFSKLTSKLTRSRHVPGDQKGESKDGEPRSLRFTWSMRTTSSMEPCDIMREIRKVLEANNCDYEQQECFLLLCVHGDAENLVQWVMEVCKLPRLSLNGVRFKRISGSSIAFKNIASKVANELKL; encoded by the exons ATGTCAACAAAAACTCCTCTACCTACAGTCAatgagaaagagacggagagc CATACGTCTCACAGCAATGGGCGCCAGGAGGTCACCGCTCGCTCTGTCCGCTCAGGGGTCCGCACCCGGAACTCTGGTGCCGACGAGCAGCCTCATGTGGGGAACTACCGACTCCTGAAGACCATTGGGAAGGGCAACTTCGCCAAGGTCAAGCTGGCCCGTCACATCCTCACTggcagagag GTGGCGATAAAGATTATCGATAAGACACAACTGAACCCAAACAGCCTTCAAAAG CTCTTCAGAGAAGTAAGAATAATGAAGATTTTAAACCACCCAAATATAG TCAAGCTGTTTGAGGTGATCGAGACAGAGAGGACGCTGTACCTGGTGATGGAGTATGCCAGTGGAG GAGAGGTCTTCGACTACCTTGTTGCACACGGAAGGATGAAGGAAAAAGAGGCCAGGGCTAAATTTAGACAG ATCGTTTCTGCTGTGCAGTACTGCCACCAGAAGCACATTGTTCATAGAGACCTGAAG GCAGAGAACCTGCTGCTGGATGCAGACATGAACATTAAGATAGCGGACTTTGGCTTTAGTAATGAGTTCACCATGGGGAACAAGCTGGACACGTTCTGTGGCTCCCCACCCTACGCCGCCCCGGAGCTGTTTCAGGGGAAGAAGTACGATGGGCCCGAGGTGGACGTCTGGAGCCTGGGGGTCATACTCTACACACTGGTCAGCGGCTCTCTGCCCTTCGACGGGCAGAACCTTAAG GAGCTTAGGGAGAGGGTTCTGAGGGGGAAATATCGTATCCCCTTCTACATGTCCACAGACTGCGAGAACCTCCTCAAGCGCTTCCTGGTGCTCAACCCGGCCAAGCGGGGGACTCTCGAGGTGAGGGAGGACAGCGAAAAT CAAATCATGAAAGACCGCTGGATCAATGCGGGATCGGAAGAGGACGAGCTCAAGCCTTTCGTAGAACCAGAACAGGACATCGCAGATCAGAAGAGAATAG ATATAATGGTGGGGATGGGCTTCTCTCCAGAGGAGATCCAGGAGTCTCTGGCCAAGATGAAGTATGATGAGATCACTGCCACCTACCTACTGCTGGGGAGGAAGTCTTCTGAG CTGGAGCCCAGTGTTTCAACCTCCAGCAGCAACCTGTCCCTGGCTAAACCCCGGCCCACCAGCGAGCTCAATGGCCAGTCCCCCTCACACCTCAAAGTCCAGCGGAGCGTCTCCTCCAACCAGAAACAGAGACGCTACAGTGATCAGG TGGGTCAGAATGTTCTCCCAGGTTCAGGACACCCTAAGAGGAGTCAGACCAGCACGGCCGAAAACAACATCAAAGAGGAGGGAGGGCGCAGTGTTCCCGGGGGGCGCTGTGTTCCCCCACCCAGCCCCTTGCTGGGGAACGCCAACAACCCCAACAAGGCTGATATTCCCAATGGCAGGAAGGGGGTTATCACTGTTCCCAAC AGTTTCTGTTCCACCCTGCAGAATAACAGTGGCTCTGACGGGATGACGAGGAGGAACACGTATGTGTGCAGCGACAGGAACGCTATGGACTGTCTATCTGTCATTCCCAATGGGAAGGAGAACAG TGTGGCCGTGTCTCCTGGCCAGCGGAACCCCGTGGTATCCACCCACAGCATCACCAGCGCCACCACGCCAGACAGACTACGTTTCCCACGAGGCACGGCGAGCCGCAGCACCTTCCACAGTGGTCAGCTGAAGGAGCGCCGCACGGCCACCTACAACGGGCCCCCAGCCTCACCCACCCTGTCCCCAGACATAGCTCCCCTTTCCCAGACCCGCAGCCGCGGCTCCAGTAACCTCTTCTCTAAACTCACCTCCAAACTCACACGCAG tcgcCATGTACCTGGGGATCAGAAAGGGGAAAGTAAAGACGGTGAACCCCGCTCCCTCAGATTCACTTGGAGTATGAGGACCACCAGCTCCATGGAGCCTTGTGACATCATGCGGGAGATACGCAAGGTGCTCGAGGCCAACAATTGTGACTATGAACAGCAAGAGTGTTTCCTGCTGCTCTGTGTCCATGGCGATGCTGAGAACCTGGTCCAATGGGTGATGGAGGTGTGCAAGCTGCCCCGCCTCTCCCTCAATGGCGTGAGATTCAAGAGGATATCAGGCTCATCCATCGCTTTTAAAAACATTGCTTCCAAAGTCGCCAATGAGTTAAAGCTATGA
- the LOC135525778 gene encoding MAP/microtubule affinity-regulating kinase 3-like isoform X2 — protein sequence MSTKTPLPTVNEKETESHTSHSNGRQEVTARSVRSGVRTRNSGADEQPHVGNYRLLKTIGKGNFAKVKLARHILTGREVAIKIIDKTQLNPNSLQKLFREVRIMKILNHPNIVKLFEVIETERTLYLVMEYASGGEVFDYLVAHGRMKEKEARAKFRQIVSAVQYCHQKHIVHRDLKAENLLLDADMNIKIADFGFSNEFTMGNKLDTFCGSPPYAAPELFQGKKYDGPEVDVWSLGVILYTLVSGSLPFDGQNLKELRERVLRGKYRIPFYMSTDCENLLKRFLVLNPAKRGTLEVREDSENQIMKDRWINAGSEEDELKPFVEPEQDIADQKRIDIMVGMGFSPEEIQESLAKMKYDEITATYLLLGRKSSELEPSVSTSSSNLSLAKPRPTSELNGQSPSHLKVQRSVSSNQKQRRYSDQVGQNVLPGSGHPKRSQTSTAENNIKEEGGRSVPGGRCVPPPSPLLGNANNPNKADIPNGRKGVITVPNNNSGSDGMTRRNTYVCSDRNAMDCLSVIPNGKENSVAVSPGQRNPVVSTHSITSATTPDRLRFPRGTASRSTFHSGQLKERRTATYNGPPASPTLSPDIAPLSQTRSRGSSNLFSKLTSKLTRRVSTEFERNGRFESSSRHVPGDQKGESKDGEPRSLRFTWSMRTTSSMEPCDIMREIRKVLEANNCDYEQQECFLLLCVHGDAENLVQWVMEVCKLPRLSLNGVRFKRISGSSIAFKNIASKVANELKL from the exons ATGTCAACAAAAACTCCTCTACCTACAGTCAatgagaaagagacggagagc CATACGTCTCACAGCAATGGGCGCCAGGAGGTCACCGCTCGCTCTGTCCGCTCAGGGGTCCGCACCCGGAACTCTGGTGCCGACGAGCAGCCTCATGTGGGGAACTACCGACTCCTGAAGACCATTGGGAAGGGCAACTTCGCCAAGGTCAAGCTGGCCCGTCACATCCTCACTggcagagag GTGGCGATAAAGATTATCGATAAGACACAACTGAACCCAAACAGCCTTCAAAAG CTCTTCAGAGAAGTAAGAATAATGAAGATTTTAAACCACCCAAATATAG TCAAGCTGTTTGAGGTGATCGAGACAGAGAGGACGCTGTACCTGGTGATGGAGTATGCCAGTGGAG GAGAGGTCTTCGACTACCTTGTTGCACACGGAAGGATGAAGGAAAAAGAGGCCAGGGCTAAATTTAGACAG ATCGTTTCTGCTGTGCAGTACTGCCACCAGAAGCACATTGTTCATAGAGACCTGAAG GCAGAGAACCTGCTGCTGGATGCAGACATGAACATTAAGATAGCGGACTTTGGCTTTAGTAATGAGTTCACCATGGGGAACAAGCTGGACACGTTCTGTGGCTCCCCACCCTACGCCGCCCCGGAGCTGTTTCAGGGGAAGAAGTACGATGGGCCCGAGGTGGACGTCTGGAGCCTGGGGGTCATACTCTACACACTGGTCAGCGGCTCTCTGCCCTTCGACGGGCAGAACCTTAAG GAGCTTAGGGAGAGGGTTCTGAGGGGGAAATATCGTATCCCCTTCTACATGTCCACAGACTGCGAGAACCTCCTCAAGCGCTTCCTGGTGCTCAACCCGGCCAAGCGGGGGACTCTCGAGGTGAGGGAGGACAGCGAAAAT CAAATCATGAAAGACCGCTGGATCAATGCGGGATCGGAAGAGGACGAGCTCAAGCCTTTCGTAGAACCAGAACAGGACATCGCAGATCAGAAGAGAATAG ATATAATGGTGGGGATGGGCTTCTCTCCAGAGGAGATCCAGGAGTCTCTGGCCAAGATGAAGTATGATGAGATCACTGCCACCTACCTACTGCTGGGGAGGAAGTCTTCTGAG CTGGAGCCCAGTGTTTCAACCTCCAGCAGCAACCTGTCCCTGGCTAAACCCCGGCCCACCAGCGAGCTCAATGGCCAGTCCCCCTCACACCTCAAAGTCCAGCGGAGCGTCTCCTCCAACCAGAAACAGAGACGCTACAGTGATCAGG TGGGTCAGAATGTTCTCCCAGGTTCAGGACACCCTAAGAGGAGTCAGACCAGCACGGCCGAAAACAACATCAAAGAGGAGGGAGGGCGCAGTGTTCCCGGGGGGCGCTGTGTTCCCCCACCCAGCCCCTTGCTGGGGAACGCCAACAACCCCAACAAGGCTGATATTCCCAATGGCAGGAAGGGGGTTATCACTGTTCCCAAC AATAACAGTGGCTCTGACGGGATGACGAGGAGGAACACGTATGTGTGCAGCGACAGGAACGCTATGGACTGTCTATCTGTCATTCCCAATGGGAAGGAGAACAG TGTGGCCGTGTCTCCTGGCCAGCGGAACCCCGTGGTATCCACCCACAGCATCACCAGCGCCACCACGCCAGACAGACTACGTTTCCCACGAGGCACGGCGAGCCGCAGCACCTTCCACAGTGGTCAGCTGAAGGAGCGCCGCACGGCCACCTACAACGGGCCCCCAGCCTCACCCACCCTGTCCCCAGACATAGCTCCCCTTTCCCAGACCCGCAGCCGCGGCTCCAGTAACCTCTTCTCTAAACTCACCTCCAAACTCACACGCAG AGTCTCAACCGAGTTTGAAAGAAACGGGAGATTTGAGAGCTCAAG tcgcCATGTACCTGGGGATCAGAAAGGGGAAAGTAAAGACGGTGAACCCCGCTCCCTCAGATTCACTTGGAGTATGAGGACCACCAGCTCCATGGAGCCTTGTGACATCATGCGGGAGATACGCAAGGTGCTCGAGGCCAACAATTGTGACTATGAACAGCAAGAGTGTTTCCTGCTGCTCTGTGTCCATGGCGATGCTGAGAACCTGGTCCAATGGGTGATGGAGGTGTGCAAGCTGCCCCGCCTCTCCCTCAATGGCGTGAGATTCAAGAGGATATCAGGCTCATCCATCGCTTTTAAAAACATTGCTTCCAAAGTCGCCAATGAGTTAAAGCTATGA
- the LOC135525778 gene encoding MAP/microtubule affinity-regulating kinase 3-like isoform X6, which translates to MSTKTPLPTVNEKETESHTSHSNGRQEVTARSVRSGVRTRNSGADEQPHVGNYRLLKTIGKGNFAKVKLARHILTGREVAIKIIDKTQLNPNSLQKLFREVRIMKILNHPNIVKLFEVIETERTLYLVMEYASGGEVFDYLVAHGRMKEKEARAKFRQIVSAVQYCHQKHIVHRDLKAENLLLDADMNIKIADFGFSNEFTMGNKLDTFCGSPPYAAPELFQGKKYDGPEVDVWSLGVILYTLVSGSLPFDGQNLKELRERVLRGKYRIPFYMSTDCENLLKRFLVLNPAKRGTLEVREDSENQIMKDRWINAGSEEDELKPFVEPEQDIADQKRIDIMVGMGFSPEEIQESLAKMKYDEITATYLLLGRKSSELEPSVSTSSSNLSLAKPRPTSELNGQSPSHLKVQRSVSSNQKQRRYSDQVGQNVLPGSGHPKRSQTSTAENNIKEEGGRSVPGGRCVPPPSPLLGNANNPNKADIPNGRKGVITVPNNNSGSDGMTRRNTYVCSDRNAMDCLSVIPNGKENSVAVSPGQRNPVVSTHSITSATTPDRLRFPRGTASRSTFHSGQLKERRTATYNGPPASPTLSPDIAPLSQTRSRGSSNLFSKLTSKLTRSRHVPGDQKGESKDGEPRSLRFTWSMRTTSSMEPCDIMREIRKVLEANNCDYEQQECFLLLCVHGDAENLVQWVMEVCKLPRLSLNGVRFKRISGSSIAFKNIASKVANELKL; encoded by the exons ATGTCAACAAAAACTCCTCTACCTACAGTCAatgagaaagagacggagagc CATACGTCTCACAGCAATGGGCGCCAGGAGGTCACCGCTCGCTCTGTCCGCTCAGGGGTCCGCACCCGGAACTCTGGTGCCGACGAGCAGCCTCATGTGGGGAACTACCGACTCCTGAAGACCATTGGGAAGGGCAACTTCGCCAAGGTCAAGCTGGCCCGTCACATCCTCACTggcagagag GTGGCGATAAAGATTATCGATAAGACACAACTGAACCCAAACAGCCTTCAAAAG CTCTTCAGAGAAGTAAGAATAATGAAGATTTTAAACCACCCAAATATAG TCAAGCTGTTTGAGGTGATCGAGACAGAGAGGACGCTGTACCTGGTGATGGAGTATGCCAGTGGAG GAGAGGTCTTCGACTACCTTGTTGCACACGGAAGGATGAAGGAAAAAGAGGCCAGGGCTAAATTTAGACAG ATCGTTTCTGCTGTGCAGTACTGCCACCAGAAGCACATTGTTCATAGAGACCTGAAG GCAGAGAACCTGCTGCTGGATGCAGACATGAACATTAAGATAGCGGACTTTGGCTTTAGTAATGAGTTCACCATGGGGAACAAGCTGGACACGTTCTGTGGCTCCCCACCCTACGCCGCCCCGGAGCTGTTTCAGGGGAAGAAGTACGATGGGCCCGAGGTGGACGTCTGGAGCCTGGGGGTCATACTCTACACACTGGTCAGCGGCTCTCTGCCCTTCGACGGGCAGAACCTTAAG GAGCTTAGGGAGAGGGTTCTGAGGGGGAAATATCGTATCCCCTTCTACATGTCCACAGACTGCGAGAACCTCCTCAAGCGCTTCCTGGTGCTCAACCCGGCCAAGCGGGGGACTCTCGAGGTGAGGGAGGACAGCGAAAAT CAAATCATGAAAGACCGCTGGATCAATGCGGGATCGGAAGAGGACGAGCTCAAGCCTTTCGTAGAACCAGAACAGGACATCGCAGATCAGAAGAGAATAG ATATAATGGTGGGGATGGGCTTCTCTCCAGAGGAGATCCAGGAGTCTCTGGCCAAGATGAAGTATGATGAGATCACTGCCACCTACCTACTGCTGGGGAGGAAGTCTTCTGAG CTGGAGCCCAGTGTTTCAACCTCCAGCAGCAACCTGTCCCTGGCTAAACCCCGGCCCACCAGCGAGCTCAATGGCCAGTCCCCCTCACACCTCAAAGTCCAGCGGAGCGTCTCCTCCAACCAGAAACAGAGACGCTACAGTGATCAGG TGGGTCAGAATGTTCTCCCAGGTTCAGGACACCCTAAGAGGAGTCAGACCAGCACGGCCGAAAACAACATCAAAGAGGAGGGAGGGCGCAGTGTTCCCGGGGGGCGCTGTGTTCCCCCACCCAGCCCCTTGCTGGGGAACGCCAACAACCCCAACAAGGCTGATATTCCCAATGGCAGGAAGGGGGTTATCACTGTTCCCAAC AATAACAGTGGCTCTGACGGGATGACGAGGAGGAACACGTATGTGTGCAGCGACAGGAACGCTATGGACTGTCTATCTGTCATTCCCAATGGGAAGGAGAACAG TGTGGCCGTGTCTCCTGGCCAGCGGAACCCCGTGGTATCCACCCACAGCATCACCAGCGCCACCACGCCAGACAGACTACGTTTCCCACGAGGCACGGCGAGCCGCAGCACCTTCCACAGTGGTCAGCTGAAGGAGCGCCGCACGGCCACCTACAACGGGCCCCCAGCCTCACCCACCCTGTCCCCAGACATAGCTCCCCTTTCCCAGACCCGCAGCCGCGGCTCCAGTAACCTCTTCTCTAAACTCACCTCCAAACTCACACGCAG tcgcCATGTACCTGGGGATCAGAAAGGGGAAAGTAAAGACGGTGAACCCCGCTCCCTCAGATTCACTTGGAGTATGAGGACCACCAGCTCCATGGAGCCTTGTGACATCATGCGGGAGATACGCAAGGTGCTCGAGGCCAACAATTGTGACTATGAACAGCAAGAGTGTTTCCTGCTGCTCTGTGTCCATGGCGATGCTGAGAACCTGGTCCAATGGGTGATGGAGGTGTGCAAGCTGCCCCGCCTCTCCCTCAATGGCGTGAGATTCAAGAGGATATCAGGCTCATCCATCGCTTTTAAAAACATTGCTTCCAAAGTCGCCAATGAGTTAAAGCTATGA
- the LOC135525778 gene encoding MAP/microtubule affinity-regulating kinase 3-like isoform X3 → MSTKTPLPTVNEKETESHTSHSNGRQEVTARSVRSGVRTRNSGADEQPHVGNYRLLKTIGKGNFAKVKLARHILTGREVAIKIIDKTQLNPNSLQKLFREVRIMKILNHPNIVKLFEVIETERTLYLVMEYASGGEVFDYLVAHGRMKEKEARAKFRQIVSAVQYCHQKHIVHRDLKAENLLLDADMNIKIADFGFSNEFTMGNKLDTFCGSPPYAAPELFQGKKYDGPEVDVWSLGVILYTLVSGSLPFDGQNLKELRERVLRGKYRIPFYMSTDCENLLKRFLVLNPAKRGTLEQIMKDRWINAGSEEDELKPFVEPEQDIADQKRIDIMVGMGFSPEEIQESLAKMKYDEITATYLLLGRKSSELEPSVSTSSSNLSLAKPRPTSELNGQSPSHLKVQRSVSSNQKQRRYSDQVGQNVLPGSGHPKRSQTSTAENNIKEEGGRSVPGGRCVPPPSPLLGNANNPNKADIPNGRKGVITVPNSFCSTLQNNSGSDGMTRRNTYVCSDRNAMDCLSVIPNGKENSVAVSPGQRNPVVSTHSITSATTPDRLRFPRGTASRSTFHSGQLKERRTATYNGPPASPTLSPDIAPLSQTRSRGSSNLFSKLTSKLTRRVSTEFERNGRFESSSRHVPGDQKGESKDGEPRSLRFTWSMRTTSSMEPCDIMREIRKVLEANNCDYEQQECFLLLCVHGDAENLVQWVMEVCKLPRLSLNGVRFKRISGSSIAFKNIASKVANELKL, encoded by the exons ATGTCAACAAAAACTCCTCTACCTACAGTCAatgagaaagagacggagagc CATACGTCTCACAGCAATGGGCGCCAGGAGGTCACCGCTCGCTCTGTCCGCTCAGGGGTCCGCACCCGGAACTCTGGTGCCGACGAGCAGCCTCATGTGGGGAACTACCGACTCCTGAAGACCATTGGGAAGGGCAACTTCGCCAAGGTCAAGCTGGCCCGTCACATCCTCACTggcagagag GTGGCGATAAAGATTATCGATAAGACACAACTGAACCCAAACAGCCTTCAAAAG CTCTTCAGAGAAGTAAGAATAATGAAGATTTTAAACCACCCAAATATAG TCAAGCTGTTTGAGGTGATCGAGACAGAGAGGACGCTGTACCTGGTGATGGAGTATGCCAGTGGAG GAGAGGTCTTCGACTACCTTGTTGCACACGGAAGGATGAAGGAAAAAGAGGCCAGGGCTAAATTTAGACAG ATCGTTTCTGCTGTGCAGTACTGCCACCAGAAGCACATTGTTCATAGAGACCTGAAG GCAGAGAACCTGCTGCTGGATGCAGACATGAACATTAAGATAGCGGACTTTGGCTTTAGTAATGAGTTCACCATGGGGAACAAGCTGGACACGTTCTGTGGCTCCCCACCCTACGCCGCCCCGGAGCTGTTTCAGGGGAAGAAGTACGATGGGCCCGAGGTGGACGTCTGGAGCCTGGGGGTCATACTCTACACACTGGTCAGCGGCTCTCTGCCCTTCGACGGGCAGAACCTTAAG GAGCTTAGGGAGAGGGTTCTGAGGGGGAAATATCGTATCCCCTTCTACATGTCCACAGACTGCGAGAACCTCCTCAAGCGCTTCCTGGTGCTCAACCCGGCCAAGCGGGGGACTCTCGAG CAAATCATGAAAGACCGCTGGATCAATGCGGGATCGGAAGAGGACGAGCTCAAGCCTTTCGTAGAACCAGAACAGGACATCGCAGATCAGAAGAGAATAG ATATAATGGTGGGGATGGGCTTCTCTCCAGAGGAGATCCAGGAGTCTCTGGCCAAGATGAAGTATGATGAGATCACTGCCACCTACCTACTGCTGGGGAGGAAGTCTTCTGAG CTGGAGCCCAGTGTTTCAACCTCCAGCAGCAACCTGTCCCTGGCTAAACCCCGGCCCACCAGCGAGCTCAATGGCCAGTCCCCCTCACACCTCAAAGTCCAGCGGAGCGTCTCCTCCAACCAGAAACAGAGACGCTACAGTGATCAGG TGGGTCAGAATGTTCTCCCAGGTTCAGGACACCCTAAGAGGAGTCAGACCAGCACGGCCGAAAACAACATCAAAGAGGAGGGAGGGCGCAGTGTTCCCGGGGGGCGCTGTGTTCCCCCACCCAGCCCCTTGCTGGGGAACGCCAACAACCCCAACAAGGCTGATATTCCCAATGGCAGGAAGGGGGTTATCACTGTTCCCAAC AGTTTCTGTTCCACCCTGCAGAATAACAGTGGCTCTGACGGGATGACGAGGAGGAACACGTATGTGTGCAGCGACAGGAACGCTATGGACTGTCTATCTGTCATTCCCAATGGGAAGGAGAACAG TGTGGCCGTGTCTCCTGGCCAGCGGAACCCCGTGGTATCCACCCACAGCATCACCAGCGCCACCACGCCAGACAGACTACGTTTCCCACGAGGCACGGCGAGCCGCAGCACCTTCCACAGTGGTCAGCTGAAGGAGCGCCGCACGGCCACCTACAACGGGCCCCCAGCCTCACCCACCCTGTCCCCAGACATAGCTCCCCTTTCCCAGACCCGCAGCCGCGGCTCCAGTAACCTCTTCTCTAAACTCACCTCCAAACTCACACGCAG AGTCTCAACCGAGTTTGAAAGAAACGGGAGATTTGAGAGCTCAAG tcgcCATGTACCTGGGGATCAGAAAGGGGAAAGTAAAGACGGTGAACCCCGCTCCCTCAGATTCACTTGGAGTATGAGGACCACCAGCTCCATGGAGCCTTGTGACATCATGCGGGAGATACGCAAGGTGCTCGAGGCCAACAATTGTGACTATGAACAGCAAGAGTGTTTCCTGCTGCTCTGTGTCCATGGCGATGCTGAGAACCTGGTCCAATGGGTGATGGAGGTGTGCAAGCTGCCCCGCCTCTCCCTCAATGGCGTGAGATTCAAGAGGATATCAGGCTCATCCATCGCTTTTAAAAACATTGCTTCCAAAGTCGCCAATGAGTTAAAGCTATGA